A region of Carassius auratus strain Wakin chromosome 11, ASM336829v1, whole genome shotgun sequence DNA encodes the following proteins:
- the LOC113110979 gene encoding protein kinase C delta type-like, translated as MAPFLRIAFNDFQLGDLPTMTEQPFCAIKMKESLSTERGKTLVQRKPTMYPAWKSTFDAHIYEGRVIQVVLMKTAEESLSEATVGVSVIAERCKKRNGRAEFWVDLQPSGKVMMSVQLFLEGSDLDSKASMAMKEDDGALTINRRRGAIKQAKVHYIKNHEFTATFFKQPTFCSVCREFVWGLNKQGYKCRQCNAAIHKKCIDKIIGRCTGTATNSRDTMFQKERFKIDMPHRFKTHNYMSPTFCDHCGSLLWGMVRQGLKCEECSMNVHHKCQSKVANLCGINQKLLAEALTQVSLKSSTKRPDPTLSEIGIYQAIDKNVPGDPSAEGSQYGKLWDDMTPAPHSTTITSRVSVNNFVFHKVLGKGSFGKVILAELKGRGEYFAVKALKKDVVLMDDDVECTMVEKRVLALAWENPFLTHLYCTFQSKEHLFFVMEYLNGGDLMFHIQDKGRFDLYRTTFYAAEIICGLQYLHSKGIIYRDLKLDNVMLDKDGHIKIADFGMCKENMLGENRATTFCGTPDYIAPEILLGQKYSFSVDWWSFGVLLYEMLIGQSPFQGDDEDELFESIRMDVPHYPRWITKEAKDLLEKLFERDPTRRLGVVGNIRGHAFFKTINWPALEKREVSPPFKPKVKSPSDCSNFDREFLSEKPRLSQSDKNLIDSMDQSAFAGFSFINPKMETIMEK; from the exons ATGGCTCCGTTCCTGCGGATTGCCTTCAATGATTTTCAACTGGGAGACCTTCCCACTATGACAGAGCAACCGTTCTGTGCCATCAAGATGAAGGAATCCCTCAGCACAG AGCGGGGGAAGACACTGGTCCAGAGGAAGCCTACTATGTACCCTGCGTGGAAATCCACATTTGACGCACATATCTATGAAGGCCGTGTCATACAGGTGGTCCTGATGAAAACAGCAGAGGAGTCTTTGTCGGAGGCAACGGTTGGGGTCTCTGTCATTGCTGAGCGCTGCAAAAAAAGAAATGGCCGTGCTGAGTTTTGGGTCGACCTGCAGCCTTCTGGGAAGGTGATGATGTCTGTCCAGTTATTCTTAGAGGGTTCAGACCTAG ATTCAAAGGCCTCAATGGCTATGAAAGAGGACGACGGCGCTCTCACAATAAACAGGAGGAGAGGAGCCATCAAACAGGCCAAAGTTCACTATATCAAGAACCACGAGTTCACAGCCACCTTCTTCAAACAGCCCACCTTCTGCTCGGTCTGCAGGGAGTTTGTGTG GGGTCTCAACAAGCAGGGCTACAAATGTAGGC AATGCAATGCTGCTATTCACAAGAAGTGCATTGATAAGATCATAGGGAGATGCACGGGAACAGCAACCAACAGTCGAGATACAATG TTTCAGAAGGAGCGCTTTAAGATCGACATGCCACATCGCTTCAAGACCCATAACTACATGAGCCCGACCTTCTGTGATCACTGTGGGAGTCTGCTGTGGGGAATGGTCAGACAAGGCCTCAAGTGTGAAG AATGTAGTATGAACGTTCATCATAAATGCCAGAGCAAGGTTGCCAACCTCTGCGGAATCAACCAGAAGCTCCTGGCTGAGGCTTTGACTCAAGTTAGCCTG AAATCTTCCACAAAGCGTCCAGATCCCACTCTGTCAGAAATTGGAATCTATCAAGCCATAGATAAAAACGTGCCAGGGGACCCTAGTG CGGAGGGCTCTCAGTATGGAAAACTGTGGGACGATATGACCCCTGCCCCTCACAGCACCACCATCACATCTCGCGTCTCCGTAAACAACTTTGTCTTCCACAAAGTACTAGGCAAAGGCAGCTTTGGAAAG GTGATTCTCGCTGAGCTCAAAGGAAGGGGAGAATATTTTGCTGTAAAGGCCCTGAAGAAGGATGTGGTGCTTATGGATGATGACGTGGAGTGCACAATGGTGGAAAAAAGAGTGTTAGCGTTAGCATGGGAAAACCCTTTCCTCACACACCTCTACTGCACCTTTCAGTCGAAG GAGCACTTATTTTTCGTGATGGAGTATCTGAATGGAGGAGATCTGATGTTCCACATTCAGGATAAGGGCCGTTTTGATTTGTACAGAACCAC GTTTTATGCTGCTGAAATCATCTGTGGACTACAGTACCTCCATTCTAAAGGAATTATATACAG AGATTTAAAGTTGGACAATGTGATGCTGGACAAGGATGGACATATTAAGATTGCAGACTTTGGGATGTGCAAAGAGAACATGCTTGGAGAAAACAGAGCGACCACATTCTGTGGCACGCCAGATTATATTGCTCCCGAGATCCTGCTGGGACAGAAATACAGTTTCTCTGTGGATTGGTGGTCGTTCGGCGTGCTGCTCTACGAGATGCTGATTGGCCAGTCGCCGTTCCAGGGCGATGATGAGGACGAGCTGTTTGAGTCGATCCGCATGGATGTACCTCACTACCCACGGTGGATTACCAAAGAGGCCAAAGACCTGCTGGAGAAA ttatttGAACGGGATCCAACTCGACGGCTAGGTGTTGTGGGAAATATCCGCGGACACGCCTTCTTCAAGACAATCAACTGGCCTGCTCTGGAGAAACGAGAAGTGTCTCCCCCGTTCAAGCCAAAAGTG